The following DNA comes from Anaerostipes rhamnosivorans.
TTGACATGATTTCCTGCAATGTAGCTTCAACATTCTGTTTCCCTGATGAGGGATTGATGATAAATAAGGCTTTCATGAGATCCTCCTTGTTATAATTTACTTAAAGTTTACCATAGAAAGGGCTGGGTCGCAATGTGCAAAAAATGTGCTTACAATGATTTCCGCTTGTATTTGGAAAAGATTTATTCTAAAGTGAAAGGTGAACGAAAGAGAAAGGTTAAGGAGAGATGAGGGACGAGAATTACTATAAAGACCTATGCCCATATGTGGAGAGGGCAAAGCAGGGGGATGAGAAAGCATTTGAATATCTGTACCGCCATACATACGACCAGGCCAGGCTGTTTGTGCTCAATTTCTGCGGAAATGTCACGGAGGCCGAGGACATTCTCCAGGATGTTTTCATGGACATTTACCGGAATCTTTCGTCACTGAAAGATAACATGGCTTTCTGTGCATGGCAGAGACAGATTGCCTACCGGTGCTGTCTGCGCCATGTGAAGAAAAACAGTCAGAGCGATGTTCTTGGAAATGAAGTGGTCGATTTGATCCAGAGTGTATCATCCAAAGAAGCGGAACCCCAGGATGTGATCCTGGAGGACGAAAAGACGAAGATTCTCTACCAGTGTATTCAGAGTCTGCCGGATAAACAAAGGGCGGCTATTATATTAAGCGCGCTAGAACAACTGAAAATGAAGGAGATTGCCGAGATCATGGACTGCAATGTAAACGCAGTCAAGAATCTTTTGTTTCACGCACGTAAAAACCTTAAAAAGCAGATCGAAAATCTTCCCAAAGCAGATCGGGAGGCGCTGAAGCTCCGAGGATTCGGATTCTTTACGCTGTATCCGCTGCTGAGGGGTTCTTTGCCACTGACTGGCAGTAATGCTGGAAAAGGGGCAGTGATCATCAAGAAAGCAGTGCTTGGCGCAGCGGTCGCAGTGGGAGTGGGAACCGCCAGCTTTGTAATGCTTCAAGAGGACCCTCTTCCGTCAGCAGACTTTGGGGGGATTGAGACTCCAGAGGTGGAGTTGGAGACCAAAGGGCTGGAAGGGATCAAGATTCCCAAGAAGCCCAAACCGGTTGTAAAAAAAGTGGTTCCCGCATCGATCCGCAGCGTGCAGGTGGAGAAAAAGACAAAGCGTCTTGCCATCTACGTGGCTGGGGACGTAGACTATGAAAAGACCTATGCGGCATCAAAAGCCGGAAAGCGGCTTGGGGGCCTGACCTGTGATACGGGTCAGGGAATTCTTTATCTGCCTTCTAAAACGGATACCTTTCGCCTGCATCTGATGGATAAAGCGGGCAACGAGCGGATATTTGAATTTGATAAGGATTAAGAGATATATAGTTTTAAAATTCAAGGCAGCTGGAACAGGAATGTTCCGCTGCTTTTTGTCTAACTTTTTTTCTTTCGTGTTTGTCTTATAAGGTCAATTAATATGATACCAGGATTGTCCGATAAAGAGTGCACTTGAGGGCAGAAGAAAGGAAGGAACGAGAAATGAAAAAACAATGGGTGAAACGTCTGGCCGCGGTTTCCCTTACCGTTGTTGTCGGAACCGGGTTGGGAACGACGCTGTGGGCACAAGGAGAGGAAAAAGATGTAAATTTGGGGGGGGGGGGTACGAAGTTCAAAAAACAACCTCTAACGAAGATAAAGAAGACCGCTCAGAGATAACAGAAGAAACATTTCCTGCAGAAACAGAAATGAAACAGCAATTGAAAAAAGGAATCGGCATCTCAGAGAAAAGTACTGCAAAAAAGAGGGCAGCAAAAAAAGAGAATGTAGTCAATGCTTTTGCTGAAAATGGACAAACCAAGCTGGATGTAAGCAAAGGAGATATCCGGATTACTGCCAATGGAGCAGTTGGGGGAGGACTAGCAGAAAATGAGACAGAATTGAATGAAAAAGGGTATTGGATAACAGGAACGACAACTCTCTATAATATTGTCGTGGAAAGAGGTGTTACGGCTAAAATAACGCTCGATCATGTTGATATTACCTGTGCAACTTCAGACTGTATCAATGTATCACACGCTGACGTTATTATCACACTCATAGGAGATAATCATCTTCTCTGTACTCAGGTAGAAGCAAGCAATGCACTGACGAAAGATGGAATGGACGGCAGCCTGACTCTTCGATGTGAATCATCGGGACAAAAAAATCATAGGTGTGATGATTCCTGCGGGTCACTGATAGCAAAAGGAGAGGGAGTGCATGTTGGGGCAATAGGAAGCAGTATTAAAAACCGAAAGACATCCGGAGAGTCCGGATTTTCAGATTTTACGATTCAGGGAGGGAATATTGAGGCCCTGGGAGGACTGCATTGTCCCGCTATCGGTTCTGCATGTTGGACAGAGGCATACACTGGTGCTTATACAAAAGATATCTATATAACAGGAGGAAACGTAAAAGCGATCGGTACAGAATTTGGTTCGGGTATTGGATCAGGATATGGAAATAAGGTGGAGGGCATTTATATATCGGGTGGAACTGTGGAGGCTCAGGGCGGAGCGAATGCTCCAGGGATCGGCGCATCCACCGGAGATGGCTCAGTCAGCAAAACCACGGAAAATGTCTGTATCACCGGCGGGGATACAGTTGTAACTGCGATCGGTGACTCAGCGACAGGTATGCCTGGAATAGGCTCTGGTTCTGGGAAACAGTACGTTTCCAATGTCACGGCAGAACCAGATGACAAATATCAGGGATATATACAGGATGGAGTATCTTTGACAGATTATACGTTTATGGATGGAACCCCGTTTCAGGAAAAGACAGATATCAGGGTAGAAAAATTTTATACACAAGTATATTTTGGCCCATTCCGGGATGCCAACGGAATTAATAAGGGTACGAAAGAACAGATCGGTGCCAATCACGTGATAAGTAAAACCGGAGGAAAAGGTTTCACAGAAGAACAAATATTTATACTTGCAAAAGTGACCGGGAAACAGTCAGACGGACAAAATTTTTCTGTTGACTCATTATCTTTGTCCGATCAGGAACAGCTAAAAAAGATCAATGAAGCAAAAGCAGCAGGTAAGACAGGAGATTTCCCATTAACTTTTACTACGCCCAATGGCACTGAAGTGAGTGTGGTGATCTCGCTACGGGATGACGGCACTGATGCGGAAAAGTTTGATCCAAATAATCCAACTGTAACTGTAGGAGCCAATGATTTTCAAAAAGAAACCGGCGGAAGTGCATTTACGGAAGAACAGGTAAAAGAATATGGACAGCTCAAAGCGAAAGATGAAAATGGAAACAACATTGAATTAGATGATTTTACGGTGGACAAAGAACAATTGGATAAGATCAATGAGGCGAAGACTTCAGGAAAGGCCGGAGAATTTGAATTGACATACGAAGCTCCGGATGGAACTAAAGTGACAATTACTGTTGGGTTGACAGGGGAATACGATGATCTTACAGAAAATACTGAAAACGGTGAGATGATTAAAGGGAAGAATGTCATAAGCAGGACCGGAGGAGATGCTTTTACAATAGATCAAATAAAAGAACTGACACAGGTGAAAGCGGCAGATAAAGATGGAAATGAAATCCCAAAAGAGCAGCTGGAACTTGATGATGAAAATCAGCTGAAACTAATCAATGAAGCAAAAAAAGCTGGAAAAACGGGAGACTTTCCTTTGACTTTTCAGACACCGGGAAAAACAAAAGTAACAGTGACGGTCTTTTTGCGGGATAGTGGAGCAGATGCAGGAGATTATGGACCTGATTCTGGTTTTTCATTCATAGGAGCCAATCATGCGGTTTCAAAGACCGGCGGAAATGCATTCTCCACAGATGATATCAGGAAGTTGTGTAAAGCAGCTGGGAAAGACAAGAATGGCGATAATACACCGGTGATACCCGACCAGAAACAATTAGACGTTATCAATGCGGCAAAGACATCCGGGAAAACAGGAAGTTTCATCCTGTCTTTTTCATTAAAAGACGGAAACAAAACTGAGGTTACAGTTACATTGACTGGAACTCATCAGGTATCATTTGATACAAAAGGAGGCCATAATACACCTGAAATTCAGCATATTGATGGCGGCAGCTGTGCCACGAAACCTAAAGATCCTGAAAAGGCAGGATACATATTTGAGGGTTGGTACTATATAGAGGATAGTGGAACAGAAAGAAAGTGGGATTTTAATACGCCCATACATCAGGATATCGTACTGACAGCAAAATGGAAGACAGCGCCCAAACAAAATACAGAAACTACCGAGACGGAACAAAAGAATGGGAAAAAGGCAAATACTGTATCAAAAAAAGTTCCAGATAAGAATAACAACAAATGGAAGTACAAGGAAGTATCTCATAGTAAAAATAACAGCGGACGAGTAGCAAACACCGGCGACAACCGAGAAGGTGTCTGGATCTTGGGAAGTATAGCAGGCATAACCGGTGCAGGTATCTGGTTTTGGAAAAGAAAAAAATGTAATAGATAGTAAGCAGGCAGCCGAACAATTTGGCTGCCTTTTTGATGTGTTTCGATTTTATCTGAAAGCTGTCATCATTATCTAACCATCAGGAACGATACTAACTCTTATAATGAATTTGTTTACATGATATATTTTGTCTTAGGAAGTGCACTTGTGGACAGAAGAAAGGACGGAGGGAAAAATGAAAAAACCATGGATGAACCGGCTGGCAGCGGTTTCATTGATCCTGGCAATGGGAACTGGAACGATTGTAAATGCTAAGGAAGAGGAAATGACTGGAAATCCGGGGGGGGGTACGAAATACAGCAGATAACCCCGAATGAAACATCTGAAAAACCAGCCGATACGGATGAATCAGAACCAGCTACAGCCACTGAAAAAGAGGGAGAGGTTCCAATCTCATCCGAAGCTGAAAGAACAGAAAAAGTAAATTCTACTGAAGTAGCGTCAAAGAAGCCAGTCAAGAAACAAGAAAAGAAAGCTGGAACAAAGAGGGCTCTGGCTGAGAATGGGCAGACTTTACTGGATGTGAGTAAAGGAAGTATAACGATCACAGAGAATGGAGCTGTCGGGGGCGGGTTGTCTGATAATGAGACGGAGTTAAATCCCAAAGGTTACTGGATCACAGGGACAACATCCTCTTATAGGGTTGTAGTTCAAAAGGGAGTAAGAACGCATCTTACACTGGATAATGTAAGTATAACCTGTAACACTTATGACTGTATTACTGTATCTCATGCATACGTGGTGATTACTTTGATCGGACACAATCTTTTGGATTGTAAAGACCCGAGAAGTGAGTCTCAAGGAGGATGTGCTATAGGGAAAGACGGAATGGATGGAGAACTTACGATTCAATGTCAGAAATCTGGAGAGAAGGGACATCAATGTAACGATACCTGTGGATCATTAGATGCAAAAGGACATAACTTGGATATTACCGCCATAGGCAGTACATGCAGAGGATTATACAGCGGAGTAGAAGAAATGGGATTTGCTAATTTTACAATAAGAGGCGGCAATATCGAAGCACAGGGAGGTGAGCATTCCTGTGGGATTGGTGCCGCCTGTGTATCCCAGATTCAAAGCGACGGTAAAGGATATGCAAAAAACATCAGGATTTCCGGAGGTAATATAAAAGCCACAGGAACCAATCACGGTTCTGGAATCGGAGGTGGATATGGAACAAAAGTAGAGGGGCTTTATATTACAGGAGGTAAGGTTGAAGCGGTCGGAGGTCCAAGTGCACCAGGTATCGGAGCATCATATAATGACGGCGCCTCTAAACAAACGATGGAACTAATTGATTTTAAGATCAGCGGCGGGGATACCATTGTCATTGCTGTAGGAGATGCGGCAACGAACATGCCCGGAATAGGATCTGCAGGAGGTCCGTCTTATGTGACAGACGCAGTTGTAGTCCCCGATTTTGGTTATCAGGGATACATTCAGGATGGGACTTCCCTGACAAACTATAGCTTTGTGGAGGGAACGCCCTTTAAAGAAAAAAAAGAGCTGAATGTCAGCAGATTTTATACGAAAGTATATTTTGGACCATTTCGTGACGCAAATGGTATCGAAGATTCCACCAAAGAGCAGATCGGAGCCAATCATGTAATCAGCCAGACCGGAGGGGAGGCTTTCACAGAGGAGCAGCTAAAGGGGCTTGCCATGGTGACAGGCAAACAGGAGAACGGTTCAGACTTTCCGTATGATGACTTAACCTATGTGGACAAAGAACAGCTGGAAGCTGTCAATAAAGCCAAGACAGCCGGAAAAACCGGAGAGTTTCCAGTAACCTTTACAACACCCAGCGGAACAACAGCTACAATCACCGTCTTTCTGAAAGATAAAGGAACGGATGCGGCGGAGATTCACCCGGAACAGATGGAACCGACTATAGCCGCTGATGACCATGTCACTGATTCAGGAGGGGATGCCTGGACAGATGAAGATGTCCAGAAGCTTTGTGATGTGAAAGGAAAAAATGAGCAGGGAGTCACCTATGATCAAAAGAATCTGACACCAGATGCGGATCAGCTGGCAGTGATCAATGAGAAAAAAACAGCCTCCATAGGAGGAAAGTTTGATTTGACCTTTACATCCCCATCAGGGAAAAAAGCTACAGTCCAGGTGACGCTAAAAGCTTACGATGAAACTACAGAGGAAAATGGAGAGATCATCAAGGGACGAAACATCATCAGCCAGACCGGAGGAGCTGCATTTACAGACGAGCAGCTGAAGGAGTTTTCCGGAGTTGTGGCATGGGATGACACTGCGGCTCCGATCGTAAGGGCGGATCTTGTCTTAACGGACCGGGCCCAGATCGAAGAGATCAATCAGGCAAAAACCGCGGGAAAGATCGGTGATTATCCGCTGACCATCGCAACTCCAAAGGGAACCCAGATCACCATCCATGTATATTTGAGAGACCAGGGCAGCAGCCACGAGGAAGGGGAAGAAGCCTCCAGCATCGGAGCCAACGGGTTCACAAAGCCAACGGGGGGAAAACTCTTCACAGAGGATGAGATCAAAGAGCTGTGCAAAGCGATGG
Coding sequences within:
- a CDS encoding RNA polymerase sigma factor, with translation MRDENYYKDLCPYVERAKQGDEKAFEYLYRHTYDQARLFVLNFCGNVTEAEDILQDVFMDIYRNLSSLKDNMAFCAWQRQIAYRCCLRHVKKNSQSDVLGNEVVDLIQSVSSKEAEPQDVILEDEKTKILYQCIQSLPDKQRAAIILSALEQLKMKEIAEIMDCNVNAVKNLLFHARKNLKKQIENLPKADREALKLRGFGFFTLYPLLRGSLPLTGSNAGKGAVIIKKAVLGAAVAVGVGTASFVMLQEDPLPSADFGGIETPEVELETKGLEGIKIPKKPKPVVKKVVPASIRSVQVEKKTKRLAIYVAGDVDYEKTYAASKAGKRLGGLTCDTGQGILYLPSKTDTFRLHLMDKAGNERIFEFDKD
- a CDS encoding InlB B-repeat-containing protein — its product is MKQQLKKGIGISEKSTAKKRAAKKENVVNAFAENGQTKLDVSKGDIRITANGAVGGGLAENETELNEKGYWITGTTTLYNIVVERGVTAKITLDHVDITCATSDCINVSHADVIITLIGDNHLLCTQVEASNALTKDGMDGSLTLRCESSGQKNHRCDDSCGSLIAKGEGVHVGAIGSSIKNRKTSGESGFSDFTIQGGNIEALGGLHCPAIGSACWTEAYTGAYTKDIYITGGNVKAIGTEFGSGIGSGYGNKVEGIYISGGTVEAQGGANAPGIGASTGDGSVSKTTENVCITGGDTVVTAIGDSATGMPGIGSGSGKQYVSNVTAEPDDKYQGYIQDGVSLTDYTFMDGTPFQEKTDIRVEKFYTQVYFGPFRDANGINKGTKEQIGANHVISKTGGKGFTEEQIFILAKVTGKQSDGQNFSVDSLSLSDQEQLKKINEAKAAGKTGDFPLTFTTPNGTEVSVVISLRDDGTDAEKFDPNNPTVTVGANDFQKETGGSAFTEEQVKEYGQLKAKDENGNNIELDDFTVDKEQLDKINEAKTSGKAGEFELTYEAPDGTKVTITVGLTGEYDDLTENTENGEMIKGKNVISRTGGDAFTIDQIKELTQVKAADKDGNEIPKEQLELDDENQLKLINEAKKAGKTGDFPLTFQTPGKTKVTVTVFLRDSGADAGDYGPDSGFSFIGANHAVSKTGGNAFSTDDIRKLCKAAGKDKNGDNTPVIPDQKQLDVINAAKTSGKTGSFILSFSLKDGNKTEVTVTLTGTHQVSFDTKGGHNTPEIQHIDGGSCATKPKDPEKAGYIFEGWYYIEDSGTERKWDFNTPIHQDIVLTAKWKTAPKQNTETTETEQKNGKKANTVSKKVPDKNNNKWKYKEVSHSKNNSGRVANTGDNREGVWILGSIAGITGAGIWFWKRKKCNR
- a CDS encoding InlB B-repeat-containing protein, whose protein sequence is MSKGSITITENGAVGGGLSDNETELNPKGYWITGTTSSYRVVVQKGVRTHLTLDNVSITCNTYDCITVSHAYVVITLIGHNLLDCKDPRSESQGGCAIGKDGMDGELTIQCQKSGEKGHQCNDTCGSLDAKGHNLDITAIGSTCRGLYSGVEEMGFANFTIRGGNIEAQGGEHSCGIGAACVSQIQSDGKGYAKNIRISGGNIKATGTNHGSGIGGGYGTKVEGLYITGGKVEAVGGPSAPGIGASYNDGASKQTMELIDFKISGGDTIVIAVGDAATNMPGIGSAGGPSYVTDAVVVPDFGYQGYIQDGTSLTNYSFVEGTPFKEKKELNVSRFYTKVYFGPFRDANGIEDSTKEQIGANHVISQTGGEAFTEEQLKGLAMVTGKQENGSDFPYDDLTYVDKEQLEAVNKAKTAGKTGEFPVTFTTPSGTTATITVFLKDKGTDAAEIHPEQMEPTIAADDHVTDSGGDAWTDEDVQKLCDVKGKNEQGVTYDQKNLTPDADQLAVINEKKTASIGGKFDLTFTSPSGKKATVQVTLKAYDETTEENGEIIKGRNIISQTGGAAFTDEQLKEFSGVVAWDDTAAPIVRADLVLTDRAQIEEINQAKTAGKIGDYPLTIATPKGTQITIHVYLRDQGSSHEEGEEASSIGANGFTKPTGGKLFTEDEIKELCKAMGKDPYGNNEVPSADAEQMKKINDAKDNYRTGEFPLTFTLKDGTKTVVTITLTGVHKVSFDSDGGDYQPEDQMVNGGEKASEPREPKRNGYTFEGWYYIDENGKEIKWDFQTPVNDSMRLRAKWSREPEPTSTKEKPTTDKKPKPKKKSSPQKWNYREITEKKRRRVAKTGDDSRMLWILLCLTGGVGTAAGLFIRKRKLKS